A stretch of the Erpetoichthys calabaricus chromosome 3, fErpCal1.3, whole genome shotgun sequence genome encodes the following:
- the LOC114644913 gene encoding uncharacterized protein LOC114644913 produces MPIVSSLGPLDMYIDKKEGVALKADNGNYLSCIGTNESMYLEPAKANKDQWCKFQVSKCPDGKVLLKDPRGKYLSRYDEGGIQYIRPVKSSPDDYCKFSVFTDNNKILLRADNGLYVSRIQRERQNIEAAKEGPDECCKYEVSIGDVVEPSFTILSIEVKDFQPDKIKTPTAVTEQAYTNNTSINQSHTFKLSWTDRTSETTTWNNAWGFSSTLSFDVLFVKCSATVSYNGSYQKSSTLDKTITVADETTITVPSRKKVVAQLIVNKNDNAVVPFRAKIKKIDCNGTETIITEEGTWKGILYTNVTIDASEQPI; encoded by the exons ATG CCCATAGTAAGTTCACTTGGCCCGCTGGACATGTACATCGATAAGAAGGAGGGAGTTGCTCTGAAGGCTGATAATGGAAACTACTTGAGCTGCATAGGAACTAATGAGTCGATGTACCTTGAACCTGCAAAAGCAAACAAAGACCAGTGGTGCAAATTTCAAGTCTCAAAATGCCCAGATGGGAAAGTCCTTCTGAAAGATCCAAGGGGAAAATATCTGAGTAGATATGATGAAGGTGGCATTCAGTACATTAGACCAGTGAAGTCTTCCCCAGATGATTACTGTAAATTTAGTGTCTTTACTGACAACAATAAGATCCTCCTCAGAGCTGACAATGGATTGTATGTGAGTAgaatacagagagagagacagaatatcgaGGCAGCAAAAGAAGGGCCAGATGAGTGTTGTAAATATGAGGTAAGCATTGGCGATGTTGTCGAACCATCTTTTACAATCCTCAGTATTGAAGTCAAAGATTTTCAGCCAGACAAAATCAAAACACCTACTGCTGTAACAGAACAAGCCTACACTAACAATACCAGCATTAATCAAAGCCACACTTTCAAACTGTCTTGGACTGACAGAACCAGTGAAACGACCACCTGGAACAACGCTTGGGGTTTCAGTTCAACGTTGTCTTTTGATGTACTATTTGTAAAGTGTAGTGCCACAGTGTCTTACAATGGATCATATCAGAAATCCTCTACCTTGGACAAGACAATAACAGTTGCTGATGAGACCACAATTACTGTTCCTTCAAGGAAAAAGGTTGTGGCTCAATTAATTGTTAACAAAAATGATAATGCTGTTGTTCCATTTAGAGCTAAAATTAAGAAAATCGATTGCAATGGCACTGAAACAATCATAACTGAAGAGGGAACTTGGAAAGGAATTTTATACACTAATGTGACTATTGACGCATCAGAACAGCCAATATAG